AAAATCTCTTTTTTTAGCTGGCAAGAAGATAGCCCAAGGTAATCTTCCCTTCCCGATAAAAGGGTCTTTTGGGATAGCAGCGGTATTAAAATCAATTCAGTCAAATTTAACTCATTTAGTTTGGCAAGTTAAGGAAGTAACCAAGGGAGATTTTTCTCAAAAAATAATCGCTCTGGGAAAAGTGTCTCAGGCTTTTAATAAAATGGTTGCTGTCTTAAAAAAAACTAAAACTACCCTTGAAAAAAATACCCAAAAATTAAAAGAAAAAAATATAGAACTTCAGCAATTAGTAATCAGCATTATTCAAGGATTATTTAAGATTATCGAAACTAAGGATAGCTATATAAAAATACATTCTATAAATGTAGCTAAATATGCTACGGTAATTGCTAAAGAGCTTGCCTTCTCGGAAGATGAAGTAGAATTAATAAGGATTGCTGGATATATGCATGACTTAGGAAAGATTGGAGTAAAAGGGAGTATTTTAAAAAAGCCTGGTAAGCTAACGACAAAAGAATATGAAGATATCAAAAAACATCCTTTAATTTCTGCAGATGTTCTTGGGCCGATAAAGGAATTTAACTCTATTATAGGTTCTGTTCGACATCATCATGAAAGATTTGATGGTAGTGGCTACCCAAGTGGTCTTAAAGGTAAAGGCATACCTATCGGGGCTAGGGTTTTAGCTATTGCCGATGCTTTTGATGATATGACTTCAGAAAGAACCTATCATGCAGCCCTTTCTAAAGAGAGAGCAGTGAAAGAGTTATTAGTTAATAAGGAAACTCAATTTGATCCAGAATTAGTAAATATATTTGTAAGAATAATAGCCAGCTCTTAGTTTTCAGCTTTTATGCTGATGGCTAAAAACTGACAATTTTGGCTTATCTTATTTTTTCTACATTAAATCCTATTAAATTAGCTAATTCCTTGAAGGTATCAATGATCGGCATTGACTTACCCTCGTGAGCTTTCTTACTAATTAATTCATAAATAAGATCTTCTATCTTATAATTCCAATTTACATCACCTAAGCTTTTTATAAATTCTACCATTTTTTTAGTTTGGCTTATATTCCTTAAAGTAAAGTCTTTCTTTAATTTAATTATTTTTTTCAAGACCAAGGGTTGTAACTTATCTTGAAAAGTATTATAATTTAAGGGTAAACTTAAGTCTTGACTTTCTTTAACCGTATCTTGGAGTTGAAAAAACAAACTTTCTTCAAAATTATTACCTAAGGAGTTAATCATCTTATTTGCCTTATAATTTAAAGAAGCTTCAAGCTCATTCTTAACATCTTTAGGAATAGAAACTTCTAATCTTCTTGCTTCCTTAGCTATAAATAAGTACTCTTCTAAGATATCTTCATAAAAGATTTCTAATTTATCCATCTCATTCTTTATTAACAGAGAAAAGACTTCTTCTCTTTGATCAATAAGGAGATCAGTTAAAGTATAATATCTTTTCTCAAATAAAGGAGTATAAATTTCTTTAAATCCATCTAATAGATCTTCATTTTTAGCTGAAATTACCTTACTTTTTAAAGTATGGTAATTTTCCTCATCTTTAATCTCTTTTACATAAACTTGAAAGATATAATCGGGAAGGTGAATGGCAAAAAATATAACTTTCTTAGTCTCAAAGATAATTCCATCGGTAATCTTTATTAACCCGATACTAATATTAGCTACCCCTAATTTTCTCTTAAAGAAATCGTTCCGATCAAGCTGGTAATGGTAAAAAGTATTAGATAAATTGGAATTAAATAAGAGCAAAATAACATATGAAGCTACCATTCTTTCTAATGTAACCTTAGAAGGAACGACCAACTTTTTGTAAATTTCTAAACCATCTTTATATAAAAAGAGGTTACTCTTAGCATTTTTGAGCAAAGCTAAGAATCTTTCTTCCAAGTCTGTTTTTCCTAACTCTTTAGCTAATTCCATAGCTTTAAGGCTGTATTTTAAATTTTGAATAGTCTCAATTCCTGATATGTCCGCAAAAAACCAACCACAACTGGTGTACATAAGCATAGCATTTCTTTGGATCTCTAATAATTTTAAGGCCTTAACTCTTTCTTTCTCAGAAAATTCTGATTTAAGATGTTTTTTTAGAAATTTAGAGATAGTAACTTTATTTCTGTTTAACATTACTCCAATATAGGCGTTTCTCGCTTCCCATATATCATGAAAGTAGAGACTACCTACTTCTTCATAAAATTTTGCCAATTCATCTCGAAGTATATCTAAAGCTTCTCTTAAGGGTTTACGCCACTGTTGATGCCAACCAGGGTTACCTCCCGTAGAGCATCCACAGTTAGAATTCCATCTTTCTACCCCGTGAAAACAACTCCAAGAACTCCCTTTCTTTTTTTCTCCTTCCTCAATCTCTACTTCAAATTCAGGTGGATAGAGGTTTAAAAAATGGCCATAATTTATTATCTGGATATGGTTTTTTGGTAATTCATAACTAACTAAGTAAGCTAAACATAGATCTCCAAAGACTTTATGATGGCC
This genomic stretch from bacterium harbors:
- a CDS encoding HD-GYP domain-containing protein, encoding MEDKNLQINILVESIEKILNGNYDVIIEVDPQSEFKELIEKINLLSQELKSLFLAGKKIAQGNLPFPIKGSFGIAAVLKSIQSNLTHLVWQVKEVTKGDFSQKIIALGKVSQAFNKMVAVLKKTKTTLEKNTQKLKEKNIELQQLVISIIQGLFKIIETKDSYIKIHSINVAKYATVIAKELAFSEDEVELIRIAGYMHDLGKIGVKGSILKKPGKLTTKEYEDIKKHPLISADVLGPIKEFNSIIGSVRHHHERFDGSGYPSGLKGKGIPIGARVLAIADAFDDMTSERTYHAALSKERAVKELLVNKETQFDPELVNIFVRIIASS
- a CDS encoding DUF3536 domain-containing protein; amino-acid sequence: MKEHLEKSARERKLYAVIHGHFYQPPRENPWTESIELQKSAFPYHDWNERITHECYLPNSFAKIKDEKGKILSIVNNYSYLSFNFGPTLFSYLEKNFKEEYHKILEGDRISLKKNNGHGNALCQAYNHIILPLANHRDKVTQIRWGIVDFKYRFGRMPEGMWLPETAVNMEVVNVLVEEGIKFIVLSPYQARRIRPLNKKEWVDAREGKIDPKRAYRILLNSSGKRKERHLDVFFYDGYVAKSVAFEDLLISAKLFLEKIKRSFALEGDNQLFHIATDGETYGHHKVFGDLCLAYLVSYELPKNHIQIINYGHFLNLYPPEFEVEIEEGEKKKGSSWSCFHGVERWNSNCGCSTGGNPGWHQQWRKPLREALDILRDELAKFYEEVGSLYFHDIWEARNAYIGVMLNRNKVTISKFLKKHLKSEFSEKERVKALKLLEIQRNAMLMYTSCGWFFADISGIETIQNLKYSLKAMELAKELGKTDLEERFLALLKNAKSNLFLYKDGLEIYKKLVVPSKVTLERMVASYVILLLFNSNLSNTFYHYQLDRNDFFKRKLGVANISIGLIKITDGIIFETKKVIFFAIHLPDYIFQVYVKEIKDEENYHTLKSKVISAKNEDLLDGFKEIYTPLFEKRYYTLTDLLIDQREEVFSLLIKNEMDKLEIFYEDILEEYLFIAKEARRLEVSIPKDVKNELEASLNYKANKMINSLGNNFEESLFFQLQDTVKESQDLSLPLNYNTFQDKLQPLVLKKIIKLKKDFTLRNISQTKKMVEFIKSLGDVNWNYKIEDLIYELISKKAHEGKSMPIIDTFKELANLIGFNVEKIR